Proteins encoded within one genomic window of Pongo abelii isolate AG06213 chromosome 18, NHGRI_mPonAbe1-v2.0_pri, whole genome shotgun sequence:
- the LOC129050888 gene encoding uncharacterized protein LOC129050888 codes for MGTGEGDIFTKPQPMVTPCEALNLCIPRPGPGCLSKATRLVLCLKRAEGSSTVTASGTSDQFPQPLTKADGSMGWRRCDALERARVRVGKKIELSRTVERLQLPVCSARRASPCISPPWAGLTGQPAVGWHPRPSALRPTVGSGPDSRTPGTVEDGSAPCPAFRSPAVSPCGEKPCCFQISPAEETLELGRLVSPGNCDTLSPRAAGFYACHVRSLIPCGSTKGWWPLTASAVGLSRSAAWTPGLTAWPVSRPGLSRRLSRQCNKEEKTSQRKGLTLRKQLRGWDPFFRLSTAGLLTSETHRHCLSSVQGRCTRAESPWDSSLEHQYYCSIWKKQI; via the exons ATGGGTACTGGTGAAGGTGACATTTTCACGAAGCCACAGCCCATGGTCACCCCCTGCGAAGCTCTGAACTTGTGCATTCCCAGGCCAGGCCCTGGTTGTCTTTCAAAGGCAACCAGGCTTGTGCTTTGCTTGAAGAGAGCGGAGGGCAGCAGCACAGTGACAGCGTCTGGGACCTCAGACCAGTTTCCACAGCCACTTACGAAAGCAGATGGCTCCATGGGCTGGAGGAGGTGTGACGCTCTGGAAAGAGCTCGGGTGCGGGTGGGAAAGAAAATCGAGCTGAGCA GGACGGTGGAGAGACTACAACTCCCAGTATGCAGCGCGAGGCGCGCCTCACCCTGCATCTCCCCGCCCTGGGCTGGGCTCACGGGCCAGCCCGCAGTCGGCTGGCATCCTAGACCCTCTGCCCTGCGACCAACAGTCGGGAGCGGACCAGACAGCAGAACTCCCGGAACGGTTGAAGACGGTTCCGCTCCCTGTCCCGCCTTTCGCAGCCCAGCAGTTTCGCCCTGCGGAGAGAAGCCTTGCTGTTTCCAAATCTCTCCTGCTGAGGAGACATTGGAGCTAGGGCGGCTAGTTTCGCCTGGTAATTGTGACACCCTGTCTCCTCGAGCTGCAGGCTTTTATGCTTGTCATGTTCGAAGTTTGATACCTTGCGGATCAACAAAGGGCTGGTGGCCTCTCACTGCCTCCGCTGTAGGGTTGTCAAG GAGCGCCGCTTGGACCCCCGGGCTCACTGCGTGGCCCGTATCTAGGCCGGGCCTCTCACGGAGACTTTCCCGCCAGTGTAATAAAGAGGAGAAAACGTCACAGCGGAAGGGCCTGACCCTAAGGAAACAGCTACGGGGATGGGACCCT TTTTTCAGATTAAGTACTGCAGGACTACTTACTTCTGAAACTCATAGACACTGCCTCAGCTCTGTGCAGGGCAGATGCACAAGAGCTGAATCTCCGTGGGACAGCTCTCTGGAGCATCAATATTACTGCAGTATTTggaagaaacaaatttaa